Proteins co-encoded in one Quercus robur chromosome 8, dhQueRobu3.1, whole genome shotgun sequence genomic window:
- the LOC126693971 gene encoding uncharacterized protein LOC126693971: MAKFYILASTSNVLQHQMQDVELALDIMLSLKEMFGKQGRSVRQETTRKIYNTKMAEGSSVRKHCLTMISNLNKLEVLGADIDGESQVDMILQSLLESFKEFRHNYNMNKKIYSLSELMNELVAAEGILGTSSVNANMAEDFTSQPKSKGKGKKKKKKKKKKDFTKQDGKQIALWVVDKGKKIKGKCFHSGEKGHWKRNFPKFKAANNKGVPGDQKV; this comes from the exons ATGGCCAAGTTCTATATCCTAGCATCTACCTCAAATGTTCTACAGCATCAAATGCAGGATGTAGAACTAGCTTTGGACATAATGTTAAGTCTGAAAGAGATGTTTGGTAAGCAAGGCCGTTCTGTAAGGCAAGAAACTACGAGgaaaatttataataccaaaatggcTGAAGGCAGTTCAGTGAGGAAGCATTGTCTTACAATGATCTCTAATCTAAATAAATTGGAAGTATTAGGTGCCGATATTGATGGAGAATCACAAGTGGATATGATACTCCAGTCACTACTGGAATCATTCAAGGAATTCAGACAcaattataatatgaacaaaaagatttattcaTTGTCTGAATTAATGAATGAGTTGGTAGCGGCAGAAGGCATTCTTGGTACATCTAGTGTTAATGCTAATATGGCCGAAGATTTTACTTCTCAGCCTAAGTCGAAAGGCAagggtaagaagaagaagaagaagaagaagaaaaaggacttCACCAAACAAGATGGTAAACAAATTGCCTTATGGGTTGTcgacaaaggaaagaagatcaAAGGAAAGTGTTTCCATTCTGGTGAGAAAGGACATTGGAAGAGGAATTTTCCAAAATTCAAGGCTGCCAATAATAAGG GGGTTCCAGGAGACCAAAAAGTTTAA